The Tolypothrix sp. PCC 7712 region GATAAACATTACCTAAGCGACGATAAATAGTTTGCCAGTGACTATAATATAGGGGAATTTCCGGACATGGCGGCAGCTTACCCATGATTTCTGTGTTAGGGCGATCGCATTCTTCACCAATTTGGAGAGTAACAGCAAATCCTTGCTCGAAACTACCGTATGCAAACTTCAGAACCACTAACTTACTCATGACAGTCGCTGCGCTCCCATTGAAAATTCAAAATTCACAATCATCAGCCTAGAATTTTGAATCACCCTGTGTGTTAAAAATATTACATCCCTATTACCAATTACTGACAATGGGGAAAGTAGCTGCACCTTCAGATCACAAACTGTTCTGTAATACTGATATCATTAAATGCTACTCTGACGCTAAATATTTCTTTAGTCACACCGCGAAACTGTAACTGAATGTAATTGTCGGCGCTTCTGGCTTGCGCTTCTAAAAATACTGCGCCTGAATCATCTAAAACTGTGAGTTGCACTCCTGCTGGTAAAAAATTTAACTTCCCTGTGGGATGTAACTGCAGGCGAATATGGGTTTTGTCGTTAGCTTGGGGGCAAAGTTCCACAATCAACATCAGGGGTTTATCGGCAATTTGAATGCCAAAATCCATCAATTTTGCCCGCCTCGTAATTGTTTCTAGCCGATGGGAAGTTTCTTGTTCAAAAGTTTCCGGGCCGCGAAACCCATAAGCTAATTCAGGTGCTTGAGAATTCCACAATGCTTCGACAGTTTGCCAACTGGATTCAAATATACCAGCAAACCACTGACTTAAATTTACTGGCTTGCTGGCTGAAGATAGTTTTAATTGTGCTAAATGTTCAATGAAAGCTTCAGGAGATTTTAATTTACTCAAAGACAGTTCTTCCGTATCCACACTGGCTACAAAACCCAGCAATTTTGCTTCTTGTAGAGATTCATCAATTTGTATAACTATGTAACCTATGCGTTCTTCCCATGTTTCTGGGGGAACAGCACAAGTATTTGCTAAAACACCAACAGGGCGACATTCCAAACGACCTAGTCCGGGTATAACTAAGTCGGCGATATCTGCAAATAATCGCATTGCAGGATTCCAGCTATCACCAGCGCTGAGATTTGTTTCAATCTCCATCATTTGCAAATAGTCATTTACTACCAACACAGCTAAGGTATTTAGCCTCACTTGTGCTGCTTTTTCGGGAGTTGGTTGTTGGTTGGCAAACTTTTGAGCAATTGTGCGTGCTGCTTGAGCGATCGGCAAGGGTACAGAGAAATTATCTAGGTTATAAGTGGTGTAAGTCATGTAGTTAAGTCCCCAGTGATCAATGCTGCTATACACATATCAACTGCATTCACTAAATTTATGCCAAAAAATTTGAATTATTAAATTTTTGTGATCAAGAAGTAAATTTCATAATTTCGCTCAATTATGAATAAATTATGAATAATGAACTATTGATTATCAACTATCAATTATCAATTCCAACACTCCTTGAAAGCGACTATTTCAATTTAGTCATGATCGATGATATAGGAATCATATTTGATTGCTGCAAAGCTAGGAATAGCTTAGACAAATTTTGGATTTTAGATTTTGGATTTTAGATTGAAGACCATGAAAACAATGCTGTTACAGAGGCCTTAATTACTTCTTGCTTCATTTGAAAGTGTTGAGTAAAAATCCCGTTCTCACTTTCATATATGGCTGTCTTCTTCCTAAAGAAGTATTTTTACTTAGGTTGATATGAAACAGGAAAGAAAAGGATGAGAGAGCAGAGCAAGCAGAAGCGGTAGGGGAAGAAATCATTGGTGTCAACTTAACGTGAAACCCGCTCTTGTGCAAGGTTTCGCCCTCACCCCCAGCCCCTCTCCCTCTGGGAGAGGGGAGCCAGAGATTTAGTTCCCCTTCTCCTGCGGGAGAAGGGGTTAGGGGATGAGGGCGCGAGTTATTTGTACAACGCCCGCCCTATACGCTTTTAGCTTAAGTTGACACCAATGGGAATAAATCCCCATTCCCCTTTGGTTGCAAGGTTTCGCCCTCACCCCCAGCCCCTCTCCCTCTGGGAGAGGGGAGCCAGAGATTTAGTTCCCCTTCTCCTGCGGGAGAAGGGGTTAGGGGATGAGGGCGCGAGGTATTTGTACAACGCCCGCCCTATATAGCTTTTCGCTTAAGTTGACACCAATGGGAATAAATCCCCATTCCCCTTTGGTTGCAAGGTTTCGCCCTCACCCCCAGCCCCTCTCCCTCTGGGAGAGGGGAGCCAGAGATTTAGTTCCCCTTCTCCTGCGGGAGAAGGGGTTAGGGGATGAGGGCGCGAGGTATTTGTACAACGCCCGCCCTATATCGCTTTTAGCTTAAGTTGACACCAATGGGAATAAATCCCCATTCCCCTTTGGTTGCAAGGTTTCGCCCTCACCCCCAGCCCATCTCCCTGTGGGAGATGGGAGCAAGAGATTTAGTTCCCCTTCTCCTGCGGGAGAAGGGGTTAGGGGATGAGGGCGCGAGGGATTTGTACAACGCCCGCCCTATATCGCTTTTAGCTTAAGTTGACACCAATGGGAATAAATCCCCATTCCCCTTTGGTTGCAAGGTTTCGCCCTCACCCCCAGCCCCTCTCCCTGTGGGAGAGGGGAGCCAGAGATTTAGTTCCCCTTCTCCTGCGGGAGAAGGGGTTAGGGGATGAGGGCGCGAGGTATTTGTACAACGCCCGCCCTATATAGCTTTTCGCTTAAGTTGACACCAATGGGAATAAATCCCCATTCCCCTTTGGTTGCAAGGTTTCGCCCTCACCCCCAGCCCATCTCCCTGTGGGAGATGGGAGCAAGAGATTTAGTTCCCCTTCTCCTGCGGGAGAAGGGGTTAGGGGATGAGGGCGCGAGGGATTTGTACAACGCCCGCCCTATATCGCTTTTAGCTTAAGTTGACACCAATGGGAATAAATCCCCATTCCCCATTCCCCATTACCCCTTATCCCCAGAGGGGGCCCCGAGTTCCCCAATCCCCAATTACAGCCAATTCCCAATTAATACATAAGCCGACCAATAGGAAGGTGCTTTGTAACTAGAGTTTTGCAATAATTTTAACTGGGCATGACGGAGAGCTTGGGCTTTAGTAACTTTCTTGCTTTGCAGTTGTTGATAGAAATCACCTACAAATATGGCTGTGGATTGATCGTCAATTTGCCATAAAGATGCTACGGTACTGCGCGCTCCAGCTCTGACTGCGGTTCCAGCTAAACCCAGTGCGGCGCGGTGATCGCCGGCGGCGGTTTGACAAGCGCTCAATACTAATAATTCCACTGGTTCTGGTTTAGTTTCATCCCGTGTACGGAGTAGGCGATCAAATTGCTTGACATTGATGGCACCGTCAGCAGCTAAGATAAAGGTGTCTTCAGCGCGGGAGCTAAATTGTCCGTGAGTTGCCAAATGTAGGATGTTAAAGGGGACTTGATTAACTTCCTTTGCTAATGCCTTTTGGGTAAATTTTTCATCTAAGAGATTAGTTGTAGAAACTCCAGCTTGAGCAATTAAACCCACTTCCGATTTAATTGCAGGTAACGGTGAGAAGTTGGGGAAGTCTGGCGGAGGTTCTGTTAATCCAGCAGTTAAGGCTCGCAATTGCTGTTTTTCTATGGGTTTGGGATCAAGTAATTGTAATCCCACACTGAGAGCGATCGCATATTTCTCGATTAAATATTGTTTGCCATCGTAGAGTGATGCCATTGGCAAGTTGCGTAATGCGCCATCTAGTACGAATACGAGGGTATTGACTTTGTTTTCTGGCAATTGCGATTCAATAGGCTTAATTAGCCAATCATAAACCTGTTTTCCTTGGGTTTTAACAGCGTTAAGCGCAGTCGGACTAACCAAATTTCTTCGCAGTTCTGCCAAGACTTGGTTAACTTCCCCTTGGGGAACTTTGGTACTGTAATGCTGTAGGGGTTTTTGGGGAATTTTGACAATTACCTGAATTTCTTCTGGGAGAATAATTGGATAAAGAATTGCTGCATTGGGATTATCTTTATCTACTACTTGATCTAACGCCACACTCTGTCCTAAAAGACAAGCTTCGCGAAAGAAGTTATCTAATTCTGCTAACTGTAAAGCTTCGATGCGCTGGCGTGCTTTATCTAAAATTTTATCGTTAGCTTTTCCCGCTTGGGATTCCAGCAACAACTCTACAGACTCTCGATAGACTGGTTCCACACTATCGCGGAAGCTAAATTGCACATCTTGATTAATTGCAACTAAATCCCGGCGCAGAGAATTGAGAGTTGCTACCGCTCCATCATAAGCTGCGATCGCTTTTGTTAAATCTTTTTGTGCCCAAAAAATTCTGCCTAATTGCCACTCTAAACGATAAGCTATTTCCGGTGCGTTGTTGGTTTGCGCTAAGACTAATGCTTGTTTAGTCAGCTTTTGCGCCTCTTGCCAATTTTGGGCTTGCTCGTTCAAATTAGCTAAACTGCCTAAAGCATAAGCCTCTGTTTTTTGATCTCCCAAATTGCGAGATTGTTGAATAGCGGTGGTGAGTTGCAGAGACGCGATTAATCGCGTCTGTACAAGAGTGCTGAGGAGCCAGTGCGTTGCGGAGGACAGTTGCGTGGGCGGGTTTCCCGACTTGAGCAAACTGTCCGTTGGGGTTCCCCCCGTTGTAGCAACTGGCGTTGCTGAGTGGGGAGTGGGGAGTTTGTTGAGGCTTTGGGCGAAGTTAATAGCGGCGTAAATACTTGCACGGCTGGGGGGGAGTTGTGCAAGCTGGGATTGAATGGCGGGTACTAGAGTTTCGGCTGTGGAATGCTGTTTATCTGCGATGAGTAGGCTGAGAAGATTTAGCTGTGCCTGTACTTTGGTTAAAGGTGAAGGGGATAATTGCAGAGCTTCCTGATAATAAGCGATCGCATCTGTTGTTTGCTGCTGTGTGCGGGCGTTGTTCCCTAAACTCACAAGAATCGCCCCAAGCTCTGCATTTGATGGTAAACTCTTGGCAATTTCTTGGCTTTGCTTTAACACCGCTTCCGATTTTTTCCCATCACCTATGGCTAACAGACTATCGCCAAGCGATCGCAATCCCACTGCTTTTTCTATGGAGTTTGGTTGCGATTGTAATTTTTGATGCGCTTCTTCTAGTATTTCTACAGCCCGCAAGTAAGCGCCTTGGCTTCTCCAAGCCTGTGCTTGATTAATTAGCGTCCGCACTACGCCAGGTTCGTACTTTAGCTGCGTATAAATTTTTGCTGCTTGTTGCCAGGTTATTAAAGCCGCCTCCGCTTGTCCCGTGGCTAATTGCAAGCGTCCTTGAATATCTAAAGATTGAGCGAATATTTGCAGACTTTGGCTATTTTGTTCTGTATTGAGCAAATTTAAACTGTCTGTAATTGCCTTTTGTGCTTCCTGCCAAGCACCGAGTTGCTGGTAAGCTAGGGAAAGATTACTCAAAGTGGCAGCTTGTTTGATGCGATCGCCTTGAGTTTGATATTCCTTGACAGCTTGCTGCAATACCTGCACTGCCTCACTAAAATTGCCTGCATCGTAAAGCAATTTACCCTGTTGCAGTAGGGAAGCTGGATTGGCAATTT contains the following coding sequences:
- a CDS encoding CHAT domain-containing protein, with protein sequence MKKLTQLSIASYSGENRRKIKFFRLFIYFIMALLCSLSSPIMAVVPGIAASSQPIVKEIANPASLLQQGKLLYDAGNFSEAVQVLQQAVKEYQTQGDRIKQAATLSNLSLAYQQLGAWQEAQKAITDSLNLLNTEQNSQSLQIFAQSLDIQGRLQLATGQAEAALITWQQAAKIYTQLKYEPGVVRTLINQAQAWRSQGAYLRAVEILEEAHQKLQSQPNSIEKAVGLRSLGDSLLAIGDGKKSEAVLKQSQEIAKSLPSNAELGAILVSLGNNARTQQQTTDAIAYYQEALQLSPSPLTKVQAQLNLLSLLIADKQHSTAETLVPAIQSQLAQLPPSRASIYAAINFAQSLNKLPTPHSATPVATTGGTPTDSLLKSGNPPTQLSSATHWLLSTLVQTRLIASLQLTTAIQQSRNLGDQKTEAYALGSLANLNEQAQNWQEAQKLTKQALVLAQTNNAPEIAYRLEWQLGRIFWAQKDLTKAIAAYDGAVATLNSLRRDLVAINQDVQFSFRDSVEPVYRESVELLLESQAGKANDKILDKARQRIEALQLAELDNFFREACLLGQSVALDQVVDKDNPNAAILYPIILPEEIQVIVKIPQKPLQHYSTKVPQGEVNQVLAELRRNLVSPTALNAVKTQGKQVYDWLIKPIESQLPENKVNTLVFVLDGALRNLPMASLYDGKQYLIEKYAIALSVGLQLLDPKPIEKQQLRALTAGLTEPPPDFPNFSPLPAIKSEVGLIAQAGVSTTNLLDEKFTQKALAKEVNQVPFNILHLATHGQFSSRAEDTFILAADGAINVKQFDRLLRTRDETKPEPVELLVLSACQTAAGDHRAALGLAGTAVRAGARSTVASLWQIDDQSTAIFVGDFYQQLQSKKVTKAQALRHAQLKLLQNSSYKAPSYWSAYVLIGNWL
- a CDS encoding DUF1822 family protein, encoding MTYTTYNLDNFSVPLPIAQAARTIAQKFANQQPTPEKAAQVRLNTLAVLVVNDYLQMMEIETNLSAGDSWNPAMRLFADIADLVIPGLGRLECRPVGVLANTCAVPPETWEERIGYIVIQIDESLQEAKLLGFVASVDTEELSLSKLKSPEAFIEHLAQLKLSSASKPVNLSQWFAGIFESSWQTVEALWNSQAPELAYGFRGPETFEQETSHRLETITRRAKLMDFGIQIADKPLMLIVELCPQANDKTHIRLQLHPTGKLNFLPAGVQLTVLDDSGAVFLEAQARSADNYIQLQFRGVTKEIFSVRVAFNDISITEQFVI